A stretch of the Bdellovibrio sp. 22V genome encodes the following:
- a CDS encoding DUF2188 domain-containing protein: MANNNKHVVKSGNGWAVKTAGYTVTIQRTQKAAITTATNMARCDRSEVVIHGRDGKIREKNSYGHDPRKTKG; encoded by the coding sequence ATGGCAAACAACAACAAACACGTAGTAAAGTCGGGAAATGGCTGGGCCGTGAAAACCGCGGGCTATACTGTAACAATTCAACGAACGCAGAAGGCAGCAATCACTACGGCCACGAATATGGCGAGATGTGATCGTAGCGAGGTCGTAATTCACGGACGAGATGGAAAGATCCGAGAAAAGAACAGCTACGGGCATGATCCTCGTAAGACTAAAGGTTAA
- a CDS encoding ParB N-terminal domain-containing protein — protein MVMIKISNLNTENVKLNPGFIIRDVNQKHKEYLKELLIEGVDLGPILLNDKNELLDGRHRLEAYKELGRNSIPYTVSSAKTSAECFETAINMNLRLGLPLSTSEKVQALLLYKKEFLNGDHSARELARKFGLSPSTVLKYLGDRKQNEFEPESQSIKVLPVQNGQPQLHTEENTFRQETLFCLHQKEAQPEAQENEMKRYFFKNGDDVQALSQSEAIELLKYDQVNDFIFFILGSHLAHEVKLCSTISTETEDQ, from the coding sequence ATGGTTATGATAAAAATTTCAAACTTGAATACAGAGAATGTTAAACTGAATCCTGGATTCATTATCAGAGATGTGAACCAGAAGCATAAAGAGTACTTAAAGGAACTCTTAATTGAAGGAGTAGACTTAGGCCCAATCCTTCTAAATGATAAGAATGAATTATTAGATGGACGTCACAGACTTGAGGCTTACAAAGAACTGGGGCGCAACTCTATTCCATATACGGTTTCTTCCGCGAAGACTTCTGCAGAATGTTTTGAAACAGCAATTAACATGAATCTGAGGCTCGGTCTTCCACTAAGCACCTCAGAGAAAGTTCAAGCCCTTCTTTTATACAAAAAGGAGTTCCTTAACGGCGACCACTCTGCTCGTGAATTAGCCAGAAAATTTGGTTTAAGTCCTAGCACTGTACTAAAGTATTTGGGAGATCGTAAACAAAACGAATTTGAGCCAGAATCTCAAAGTATCAAAGTTCTGCCCGTCCAAAATGGACAACCTCAGTTGCACACCGAAGAGAATACCTTTCGACAAGAGACATTGTTTTGTCTTCATCAGAAAGAGGCTCAACCGGAGGCGCAGGAAAACGAAATGAAGAGATACTTTTTCAAAAATGGCGATGATGTTCAAGCGTTATCACAAAGTGAAGCTATTGAGTTACTCAAATACGACCAAGTGAATGATTTCATTTTCTTTATTTTGGGATCGCATCTGGCACACGAGGTAAAGCTGTGCTCAACCATTTCTACAGAAACGGAGGATCAGTAA
- a CDS encoding recombinase family protein, protein MTKSKVYKIKRLGDFDTTVPFTLMEYRDGAEAVGFVRVSSSGQKDNNSELVQIESIQSYCRSQRLKLVAIFCIVESAKSSEERKIFAKIGSWCERNKLTRRIFYKPDRESRNLTDIEAMLRDVKSGKYEVHYSLDGKVLTPDISPNELFMRKIMGTVDSHYSVELSHKVSTACMSKAKTGWFPGSRPPLGYRNQRAVSSEGYEKRRGSIIVPDTNTQRLKIVQTEFELRSQGYSFEEIRDRVISLGLIEPKKIKEYRAATIARRISNPFYGGYFSWNGKLFKGKHKLIIDPEVYAKAISCGHTSNRALKTQSLFGGGWLKCTCGSSITFERKKKNYRNPPKTVFHNLYRCSNGKGVHKSLKGRYISEARLLEEFAKIVRSISISDGLATEIANELNASTSKLRLQQKKKIRDQQLILDAIERQEDVAYEHFTQGLISENLFKRKLERLKDQRREISATENVSGEQETTSITAKKIIELANNAESLWKLRSPSEKKEFLELILSNYWLDGVTLCFDLKKPFKILGEMASDDKWRTERDSNS, encoded by the coding sequence ATGACAAAATCGAAAGTTTATAAAATTAAAAGACTTGGTGACTTTGATACAACTGTCCCCTTCACTTTAATGGAATACCGCGATGGGGCAGAGGCTGTGGGCTTTGTCAGGGTGAGCAGTTCTGGTCAAAAGGATAACAACTCTGAGCTCGTACAAATTGAATCCATCCAAAGTTATTGCAGGTCCCAAAGGCTTAAGCTTGTCGCGATATTTTGTATTGTTGAGTCAGCTAAGTCATCAGAAGAGAGAAAGATCTTTGCTAAAATCGGTTCTTGGTGTGAGAGAAATAAGCTCACTCGACGAATTTTTTACAAACCCGATCGTGAATCAAGAAACTTAACAGACATAGAGGCAATGCTTCGAGACGTGAAAAGCGGTAAATATGAAGTCCACTACTCCCTAGATGGTAAAGTGCTGACGCCTGACATTTCACCCAATGAACTCTTTATGCGTAAGATCATGGGAACAGTTGATTCTCATTATTCAGTTGAGCTTTCACACAAAGTATCAACTGCGTGTATGTCGAAAGCAAAGACCGGTTGGTTCCCTGGGAGCCGCCCTCCTTTAGGATATAGAAATCAGAGGGCGGTTAGTTCAGAAGGATATGAAAAACGTAGAGGCTCAATAATTGTGCCAGACACAAATACGCAAAGATTAAAAATCGTTCAAACTGAATTTGAACTCCGATCTCAAGGATATTCCTTTGAAGAAATTCGTGATCGTGTAATTTCTCTTGGCCTCATCGAGCCAAAAAAAATAAAAGAATATCGCGCAGCTACGATAGCTAGAAGAATATCTAATCCTTTTTATGGTGGATACTTCTCTTGGAATGGAAAGTTATTTAAAGGCAAACATAAACTCATAATTGATCCAGAAGTTTATGCTAAAGCTATATCATGTGGCCACACATCTAACCGGGCCTTGAAGACTCAGAGTTTGTTTGGCGGAGGGTGGCTAAAGTGTACATGTGGAAGTTCTATCACTTTTGAACGGAAGAAGAAAAATTACAGAAATCCCCCAAAAACTGTATTCCACAACCTCTATAGATGCAGCAATGGAAAGGGAGTGCACAAAAGCCTTAAAGGACGGTACATTTCCGAAGCTCGACTCCTGGAAGAATTTGCGAAGATAGTCAGGTCAATAAGTATATCTGATGGCTTAGCAACTGAGATAGCTAATGAGTTGAATGCCTCTACTTCAAAGCTACGATTACAGCAAAAGAAAAAAATCAGAGACCAGCAACTCATACTCGATGCGATTGAACGGCAGGAGGATGTCGCTTACGAACACTTTACGCAGGGATTAATTTCAGAAAATCTTTTTAAAAGAAAACTTGAACGGCTCAAAGATCAGCGTAGAGAAATCAGCGCTACAGAAAACGTCAGTGGCGAGCAGGAGACAACTAGTATTACTGCTAAAAAGATTATCGAACTTGCCAACAATGCAGAATCCTTGTGGAAATTGAGGTCACCTTCCGAGAAGAAAGAGTTCTTAGAGTTAATACTATCGAACTACTGGTTGGATGGCGTAACCTTATGTTTTGATTTAAAAAAGCCATTCAAAATACTTGGTGAAATGGCCTCTGATGACAAATGGCGGACAGAAAGAGATTCGAACTCTTGA
- a CDS encoding 3-oxoacyl-[acyl-carrier-protein] synthase III C-terminal domain-containing protein produces MYLQNFLSINPPYTKNQTEGMKWLAAAYKLAQREQTYSEEEYSKLLNRVGCPETQIQTRGFFLPDSQSMEWDKQIIYPVKESPRGVSMHRRHEYFHKIVRDVFNDIYKSRPYPDDIIHVSCTGYISPSAAQMVAVNAPKPVTVTHSYHMGCYGAFPALRMASGFLANEGILGKKKNVDLVHTELCSLHLNPQDPSLEQMVIQSLFADGCIAYSMATEKPQKGFKVLSLYEELIPDTTSAMEWMVSDWGMKMTLSKDVPTMVGAKIRDFTHRWLNARGFDASHIIANGVFAVHPGGPKIIDRVAEHLKLQDSQVQGSRNILKKRGNMSSATLPHLWEQILNDDSVLPGTPIVSYAFGPGLTVCGSLMEKI; encoded by the coding sequence ATGTACTTACAAAACTTTTTATCAATCAATCCGCCGTATACCAAAAATCAAACCGAAGGAATGAAGTGGCTTGCCGCTGCCTATAAGCTCGCTCAGCGAGAGCAAACCTACTCGGAAGAAGAATATTCAAAACTTCTTAACCGCGTCGGTTGCCCTGAAACGCAGATCCAAACGCGGGGCTTTTTCCTTCCTGATTCACAGTCGATGGAGTGGGATAAACAAATTATTTATCCCGTGAAAGAAAGCCCTCGCGGTGTCAGCATGCACAGGCGCCATGAGTACTTTCACAAAATCGTCCGTGACGTTTTCAATGACATTTACAAGTCCCGGCCTTACCCCGACGACATCATTCATGTCAGTTGTACTGGATATATTTCTCCCAGCGCCGCCCAAATGGTCGCTGTCAATGCACCCAAACCGGTCACGGTGACTCACTCGTACCACATGGGATGTTATGGAGCATTTCCCGCTCTTCGCATGGCTTCAGGTTTTTTGGCGAATGAAGGCATTCTGGGAAAAAAGAAAAACGTCGATCTTGTGCACACGGAACTTTGCAGTCTGCATCTGAATCCTCAAGATCCGTCGCTAGAACAAATGGTGATCCAAAGTCTTTTTGCCGACGGATGTATTGCGTATTCGATGGCAACGGAAAAACCCCAAAAAGGATTTAAGGTTTTGTCTCTTTATGAAGAACTCATTCCTGATACTACATCGGCGATGGAGTGGATGGTTTCTGATTGGGGCATGAAAATGACTCTTTCCAAGGACGTTCCGACGATGGTGGGAGCAAAAATTCGCGACTTCACGCACAGATGGCTGAATGCTCGCGGCTTTGATGCTTCTCATATTATCGCCAACGGTGTCTTTGCCGTTCACCCCGGTGGTCCCAAAATCATTGATCGTGTTGCTGAACATTTGAAATTGCAGGACTCGCAAGTCCAAGGCAGCCGTAACATTCTGAAAAAAAGAGGCAACATGTCTTCGGCGACTCTGCCGCATTTGTGGGAGCAAATCCTAAATGACGACAGTGTTCTTCCTGGAACTCCGATTGTCAGTTATGCCTTCGGACCAGGCCTTACAGTGTGTGGAAGTTTGATGGAGAAAATTTAG
- a CDS encoding NAD(P)/FAD-dependent oxidoreductase yields the protein MSAKKVVIVGGGFAGLKAARALGNKENISVTVVDRRNYHLFQPLLYQVATAGLSPAEISGPIRGILSKYQNISVLLDNVSGVKLDERKIKLSDRELEYDYLILACGAKHSYFAHPEWEENAPGLKTLEQATEIRRRLLIAFELAEKETDVQKQKQHLTFVIVGAGPTGVELAGAIAEISRHTLMRDFRHIDPSQTRVLLIEAGPRILASFAPDLSRSAARSLEDLGVQIWTNTRVTDVQSDSVILGHEVIKASTILWAAGVQPSSLNKTLGVPLDRAGRVLIEKDLSIAGHPEVFVLGDQACYLTEQGTPLPGLASVAMQQGEHAAREILQDMNAKPRTSFRYLDKGQMATIGRRKAIAQIRNLKFSGFFAWLLWLFIHVYYLIGFKNKVFVIWQWAYAYFTFKRGARLIVDKEWRSQVKQSPPVS from the coding sequence ATGTCAGCAAAAAAAGTCGTCATTGTCGGTGGTGGTTTCGCAGGCCTGAAGGCGGCTCGTGCCCTCGGCAATAAAGAAAATATTTCTGTGACTGTCGTTGATCGCAGAAATTACCACCTGTTTCAACCTCTTCTCTATCAAGTCGCTACGGCGGGACTTTCACCTGCTGAAATTTCCGGTCCTATTCGCGGGATTCTCTCCAAGTATCAAAATATCTCCGTGCTGCTCGACAACGTCAGCGGCGTGAAATTAGACGAACGCAAAATTAAACTCTCGGACCGCGAGCTGGAATACGATTATTTGATTCTTGCCTGCGGAGCCAAGCACAGTTATTTCGCGCATCCCGAGTGGGAAGAAAATGCTCCCGGATTGAAAACTTTAGAACAAGCGACAGAAATTCGCCGCCGTCTTTTGATTGCTTTTGAATTAGCGGAAAAAGAAACCGACGTGCAAAAACAAAAACAACATCTTACATTCGTGATTGTCGGCGCAGGCCCTACGGGTGTGGAACTCGCCGGCGCGATTGCAGAAATCAGCCGTCACACGTTGATGCGTGACTTCCGCCACATCGATCCTTCGCAGACACGCGTGCTCTTGATTGAAGCCGGACCGCGTATTCTGGCGTCATTTGCTCCCGATCTTTCGCGAAGTGCCGCAAGAAGTTTGGAAGATCTTGGCGTGCAGATCTGGACAAACACTCGTGTCACTGATGTGCAATCCGACTCCGTCATTCTTGGTCACGAAGTTATCAAAGCTTCGACGATTCTTTGGGCCGCAGGCGTACAGCCTTCGAGCTTGAACAAAACTTTAGGTGTTCCTTTGGATCGCGCAGGCCGTGTGCTTATCGAAAAAGATCTGAGCATCGCAGGTCATCCCGAAGTTTTTGTGCTCGGCGATCAAGCTTGTTATTTAACCGAACAGGGAACGCCCTTGCCGGGTCTTGCTTCGGTAGCTATGCAACAAGGGGAACATGCCGCTCGTGAAATTTTACAAGACATGAATGCGAAACCGCGCACGAGTTTCCGTTATCTCGATAAAGGCCAAATGGCGACAATCGGCCGACGAAAAGCAATCGCACAAATTCGCAATCTTAAATTCAGCGGATTTTTTGCCTGGTTATTATGGTTATTTATTCACGTCTATTATTTGATTGGTTTTAAAAATAAAGTCTTCGTGATTTGGCAATGGGCCTACGCTTACTTTACATTTAAAAGAGGTGCGCGTTTGATCGTCGATAAAGAATGGCGGTCACAGGTGAAACAGTCGCCTCCTGTTTCGTAA
- a CDS encoding MFS transporter: MQTLRAVTRPKVAIMLALGFSSGLPFMLVGNTLGFWLRESGITLATIGFLSWVGLAYSLKFLWAPLIDKANAPLIGKWLGRRRGWMIVSQILIAVGLFGMAAIKPEGGLMIFTGLAALAAFASATQDIVVDAWRIEVSDASEDMALLSSAYQLGYRASLLVTDALILIVAASVGWAVSYTVMGALMAVGLVATLLAVEPGRNITSQQMGTMWNLRGLFDAVVGPFIAFFKQHGNKALLILAAVSLYRLSDFMMGPMANPFYADIGITKETVGAVRGSIGLIASVVGVAAGGLAAVRFGFITTLMVGAIIGPASNLGFSFLAMVGPSNEVFTMAMIIDNFASGFAGTALVGYMSSLTTFGYTATQYALLSSFYALLGKVLKGFSGVMVQSFSEGRSLMEGYALFFLSTALVGIPALLLCILLVRSNRPVVK; the protein is encoded by the coding sequence ATGCAAACTCTTCGCGCCGTGACTCGTCCTAAGGTCGCCATCATGCTGGCCTTAGGCTTTTCTTCCGGCCTTCCCTTCATGCTTGTTGGAAACACTTTGGGGTTTTGGCTGCGTGAAAGTGGAATCACCCTTGCGACGATTGGATTTCTGTCTTGGGTGGGCCTTGCCTACTCTTTAAAATTTTTGTGGGCACCGTTGATTGATAAAGCCAACGCGCCACTGATTGGAAAATGGCTCGGCCGTCGTCGCGGTTGGATGATTGTCTCGCAAATTTTAATTGCTGTGGGTCTTTTCGGAATGGCGGCCATCAAACCAGAAGGTGGTTTGATGATCTTTACAGGACTCGCCGCGCTGGCTGCTTTTGCTTCGGCAACTCAGGATATTGTTGTCGATGCCTGGAGGATTGAGGTTTCCGATGCCAGCGAAGACATGGCTTTGCTTTCCTCCGCCTATCAACTGGGGTATCGCGCGTCCCTTCTTGTCACCGATGCTTTGATTTTAATTGTTGCCGCTTCCGTCGGTTGGGCCGTTTCATACACTGTCATGGGCGCTTTGATGGCCGTCGGTCTTGTCGCGACTTTGCTTGCAGTTGAACCCGGCAGAAATATCACAAGTCAGCAAATGGGAACGATGTGGAACTTGCGCGGATTGTTTGATGCGGTCGTCGGGCCTTTCATCGCATTCTTTAAACAGCACGGCAACAAAGCTCTTCTTATTCTTGCTGCGGTCAGCCTGTATCGTCTTTCAGATTTCATGATGGGGCCGATGGCAAATCCATTTTACGCCGACATTGGTATCACCAAAGAAACTGTCGGCGCTGTGCGCGGATCCATTGGTCTTATTGCTTCCGTCGTCGGTGTTGCCGCCGGAGGACTTGCAGCCGTGCGTTTTGGATTTATCACAACGTTGATGGTGGGCGCGATCATCGGTCCCGCTTCCAATCTTGGTTTTTCTTTCCTTGCGATGGTGGGGCCAAGCAATGAAGTGTTCACGATGGCGATGATTATCGATAACTTTGCTTCGGGCTTTGCGGGAACAGCGCTTGTTGGTTACATGTCGAGCTTAACAACATTTGGCTACACGGCGACACAATATGCGCTCCTAAGTTCATTCTATGCTTTGTTAGGGAAAGTTTTAAAAGGCTTCTCGGGTGTCATGGTGCAGAGTTTTTCTGAGGGCCGCTCCCTTATGGAAGGGTACGCTTTATTCTTCCTAAGCACCGCTCTTGTGGGAATACCCGCGCTTCTATTGTGTATCTTGCTTGTGCGAAGCAATCGCCCTGTCGTTAAATAA
- a CDS encoding GNAT family N-acetyltransferase, whose translation MSLQYDVQLITTQQTLPLRKKVLKPFLSEEECVNPGDDLVTTYHFGLLHAGKIVSVGTFIQESHPVFSSGYPYRLRGMATDSKYQGQGFGQKVLRHGVEHLRQKRCDLLWFNARIKAFPFYEKLGFLYHGPLFDIKDIGPHKVMYKPLIPR comes from the coding sequence ATGAGTTTGCAGTACGATGTTCAGTTAATAACCACCCAACAAACTTTGCCTTTACGAAAAAAAGTTTTGAAACCCTTCTTGTCTGAAGAAGAGTGCGTAAATCCCGGAGATGATCTGGTGACGACTTATCACTTTGGTCTTTTGCATGCGGGAAAAATTGTTTCCGTCGGAACATTCATTCAAGAATCCCATCCCGTTTTCTCTTCGGGATACCCTTATCGCCTGCGCGGCATGGCCACAGACAGCAAATATCAGGGCCAAGGTTTTGGCCAAAAAGTTTTACGTCATGGTGTCGAACACCTTCGCCAAAAACGTTGCGATCTTTTGTGGTTCAATGCTCGCATTAAAGCGTTTCCCTTCTATGAAAAACTCGGCTTTCTTTATCACGGACCTCTCTTCGATATCAAAGATATCGGTCCCCATAAAGTCATGTACAAACCACTGATCCCCAGATAA
- a CDS encoding HNH endonuclease encodes MMHMSSLRSLLLNSSYEPMRVVSWQKALVLWFQGKVEVLEYHSAFARSVHRRFQLPSVLRLKTYVRPRSSHAVRFCRENVYIRDNYTCQYCNTKLPAKQLTLDHVIPASQNGPKNWTNVVSACRDCNQRKANRTPRTANMPLLTEPRAPNWLPTLELEISEDHVPPDWAPYLRLNTG; translated from the coding sequence ATGATGCACATGTCCTCGCTGAGGTCTTTATTGCTCAACTCTAGTTACGAACCCATGCGGGTTGTAAGTTGGCAAAAGGCCTTGGTTTTGTGGTTTCAGGGCAAAGTAGAGGTTTTGGAATATCACTCTGCGTTTGCTAGGTCCGTTCATCGAAGGTTCCAACTGCCGAGCGTTTTACGACTCAAAACGTATGTTCGACCCCGGAGTTCTCATGCTGTCCGGTTCTGTCGGGAAAACGTTTACATCCGAGATAATTACACCTGCCAGTACTGCAATACGAAACTTCCCGCGAAACAATTAACTCTCGATCACGTTATTCCCGCTTCTCAAAATGGTCCTAAGAACTGGACCAATGTCGTCTCTGCCTGCAGAGACTGCAATCAGAGAAAAGCAAATCGCACTCCGCGAACAGCAAATATGCCTTTACTCACGGAGCCTCGCGCTCCAAACTGGTTACCGACTCTTGAATTAGAAATTAGTGAAGACCACGTTCCGCCTGATTGGGCGCCCTACTTAAGGCTTAACACAGGATGA
- a CDS encoding peptidylprolyl isomerase, translated as MRRVLAFNYVLKGPDGNVLDASERGQPLPFLEGAGQIIPKLEEEIKDLKEGDKKTVKLAAKDAYGEVKDNMFMDVPKEELAHLPQLEVGAHLRLELGSGAHIVRVSKITDTHVTLDGNHPLAGQDLEFSIEMALVREATTEEILHGHPHGLHGDAGHH; from the coding sequence ATGAGAAGAGTATTGGCATTTAACTATGTATTAAAAGGACCGGACGGCAACGTATTGGATGCTTCTGAGCGCGGACAACCACTTCCATTCTTGGAAGGTGCGGGACAAATCATTCCGAAACTTGAAGAAGAAATCAAAGACCTTAAAGAGGGCGATAAAAAAACAGTAAAGCTTGCTGCTAAGGATGCTTACGGCGAAGTGAAAGACAACATGTTCATGGATGTTCCTAAAGAAGAATTGGCACACCTTCCACAATTGGAAGTGGGCGCGCACCTTCGTTTGGAATTGGGCAGCGGTGCACATATCGTTCGCGTTTCAAAAATCACAGACACGCATGTCACTCTTGATGGCAATCATCCTCTTGCGGGACAAGATCTTGAATTCAGCATCGAGATGGCTCTTGTGCGTGAAGCAACGACAGAAGAAATTTTGCACGGCCACCCGCACGGTTTGCACGGGGATGCAGGTCACCACTAA
- a CDS encoding YajQ family cyclic di-GMP-binding protein, producing the protein MPSFDIVSEIDLQEADNAINQARKEIEGRYDFKGSKAEIQWDKKEITLMAEDDYKIEAMGGILQTKLHRRGIDIKAIKFEKVEEAGGRMLRQKVTLVQGIDREVAKDIIKLIKDSKLKVQPQIADDKLKVTSKSIDELQECIKLVRGGNFPVPLQYNNMRS; encoded by the coding sequence ATGCCTTCATTTGATATTGTTTCAGAGATTGATCTTCAAGAAGCTGACAACGCCATCAATCAAGCGCGCAAAGAAATTGAAGGGCGCTATGACTTCAAAGGCAGTAAGGCAGAAATTCAATGGGACAAAAAAGAAATCACTTTGATGGCGGAAGATGATTACAAGATCGAAGCGATGGGTGGAATTTTACAAACGAAACTTCATCGCCGCGGCATTGATATCAAGGCCATTAAGTTTGAAAAAGTAGAAGAGGCTGGCGGACGCATGCTTCGCCAAAAGGTCACTTTGGTGCAGGGAATTGACCGCGAAGTGGCTAAGGATATTATTAAATTGATTAAGGATTCTAAGTTGAAGGTGCAACCACAAATTGCGGACGATAAGTTGAAGGTGACTTCGAAAAGTATCGACGAATTGCAAGAGTGCATCAAACTTGTACGCGGAGGAAACTTCCCGGTTCCCTTACAATATAATAATATGCGCTCTTAA
- a CDS encoding RNA-binding protein has product MAKKLYVGNLPYSVDDEALHQHFAQFGAVDSAKVIMDRETGRSKGFGFVEMADDSAADAAIEKANGADLNGRALNVSEARPQAPREGGPRRGGFGGGRGDGPRRSGGFGSGPRGPRN; this is encoded by the coding sequence GTGGCCAAGAAATTATACGTAGGCAATTTGCCATATTCTGTAGACGATGAAGCTCTACACCAACACTTCGCTCAATTCGGTGCTGTTGATTCAGCAAAAGTTATCATGGACAGAGAAACGGGCCGTTCTAAAGGTTTCGGTTTCGTAGAAATGGCTGATGACTCTGCTGCTGATGCTGCTATCGAAAAAGCAAACGGTGCGGATCTTAACGGTCGCGCTTTGAATGTTTCTGAAGCACGTCCTCAAGCTCCTCGCGAGGGTGGTCCTCGTCGTGGTGGTTTCGGTGGCGGTCGTGGCGACGGTCCTCGTCGTAGCGGTGGCTTCGGCAGCGGTCCTCGCGGTCCACGCAACTAA
- a CDS encoding arylesterase, which translates to MRPFFISFILSLVLGFSSHSFAQKKLVVLGDSLTEGYGVAKEAAFPAVLEKKLQAAGKKEWSVINAGVSGSTTASAISRMKWIFKSKPDAVILALGANDGLRGLKIEDSEKNLSDAIAYAQKENVRVILGGLYMPPNYGAAYTDKFKKMYESLAKKYKVTFIPFILDKVAGNPKYNLADGIHPNEEGHKIIADNVFQALKGEL; encoded by the coding sequence ATGAGACCTTTTTTTATTTCCTTTATTCTCTCTCTCGTTCTTGGATTTTCTTCTCACTCATTTGCGCAAAAAAAATTAGTCGTTCTTGGGGATTCTCTTACGGAAGGATACGGCGTCGCTAAAGAGGCTGCCTTCCCCGCAGTCCTGGAAAAAAAACTGCAGGCGGCAGGAAAGAAAGAGTGGAGCGTGATCAACGCAGGCGTTAGCGGTTCCACGACAGCTTCAGCAATCAGTCGTATGAAATGGATTTTTAAATCAAAACCTGATGCCGTGATCTTGGCGTTAGGAGCCAACGATGGTTTGCGCGGATTGAAAATCGAAGATAGCGAAAAAAATCTTTCCGATGCGATCGCTTATGCACAGAAAGAAAACGTGCGAGTGATTCTCGGTGGTCTCTATATGCCGCCCAACTATGGTGCCGCCTATACCGATAAGTTTAAAAAAATGTACGAGTCGCTTGCGAAAAAATACAAAGTGACCTTCATTCCGTTCATCCTTGATAAAGTGGCCGGCAATCCCAAATACAATTTGGCCGATGGTATACATCCCAACGAGGAAGGTCATAAGATCATCGCCGACAATGTTTTTCAGGCGCTCAAGGGGGAGCTGTGA
- a CDS encoding ABC transporter ATP-binding protein yields the protein MSLVLKDVRKGFRQGETEIQVLKGLDVTIEPGQVVSVVGQSGSGKSTLLSLLAGLEKADGGEILVDKVDLVPLTEQQMTLFRAQNIAVVFQQYHLIAHLTALENVMLALEILKMENAKERAEQALTELGLSHRLHHFPSQLSGGECQRVAIARALVVKPKILLADEPSGNLDTHTGDKVMDVFFDIVRKHKITTILVTHSEALAKRCERTLRLQEGQLREV from the coding sequence GTGAGTTTGGTTCTTAAAGATGTGCGAAAGGGTTTTCGCCAGGGTGAAACAGAAATTCAAGTTTTGAAAGGCTTGGATGTAACAATTGAACCAGGACAGGTCGTATCTGTCGTTGGGCAATCCGGAAGCGGGAAATCCACATTGCTGTCTTTGTTGGCTGGCTTAGAGAAGGCCGACGGTGGGGAAATCTTGGTGGATAAAGTGGATTTAGTTCCCCTTACTGAACAACAAATGACATTGTTTCGTGCGCAGAACATCGCGGTTGTTTTTCAGCAGTACCATCTTATTGCGCATCTTACGGCTTTAGAAAACGTGATGCTTGCTCTTGAAATTTTAAAAATGGAAAACGCGAAAGAACGTGCGGAACAAGCTTTAACGGAGCTAGGGCTTTCGCATCGCCTGCATCACTTTCCCAGCCAGTTAAGCGGTGGTGAATGTCAGCGCGTGGCTATTGCGCGGGCTTTGGTGGTGAAACCCAAAATACTTTTAGCAGATGAACCCAGTGGAAATTTGGACACGCATACGGGCGACAAAGTGATGGACGTTTTCTTCGATATTGTTCGTAAACATAAAATCACGACGATTCTTGTCACGCACAGTGAAGCCTTGGCGAAAAGATGCGAACGAACTTTGCGCCTTCAAGAAGGTCAATTGAGGGAAGTCTAA